Proteins encoded together in one Chryseobacterium sp. G0201 window:
- a CDS encoding flavin monoamine oxidase family protein, with protein MNKNTPLNPGMHPDLKIEVAIIGAGTSGLYTAYRLVTDKKYTAGQVQIFDMNNKLGGRLESVVIPGMNFWGELGGMRYLTSQEIVTTLIEGYPLSEANPDKRIPVLKDKMTPVPFPMGDPTKLLMYLRKERFKQDAWDVAQKEGNKLETRYYLNDDDYGFSSDQLFNKIIYDVLMADSWVAKKYGDKIIKGDNVYDYSFKLTSKDWDDIKPKLVYNFPNSPYDQRKVNDLGFWNLIKDQISQEGYEFVANAGGYYSNTINWNSAEAFPYMVGDFSAGTIYKTIEEGYDSIAYAVANSYMEHDGACIWSENKLLTFTKEHSLKNTHKYKLTFLNLKTNTTWNVYANKLVLAMPRKSLELLDQNNFFFDINENSVINKNIRSVIMEPAFKILMGFQYPWWKELKIDSGHSITDLPMRQCYYFGTDPETNNSMLLGSYGDMETETFWKALTDDKILFEVKPAKSASLKELHQLDDVQATQLMVDELMNQLRELHGSDITIPDPYVTYFKDWTDEPFGAGYHAWKAGYSIENVMPYMRKPVADEQIHIIGEAYSDQQGWVEGAFCEAEKMLQEHFGMHRPIWLSPDYYLGW; from the coding sequence ATGAATAAAAACACCCCATTAAATCCAGGAATGCATCCTGATTTAAAAATTGAAGTCGCTATTATCGGTGCCGGAACTTCCGGTTTATACACCGCTTACCGTTTAGTAACGGATAAAAAATATACTGCCGGCCAAGTACAAATTTTCGACATGAATAATAAGCTTGGCGGAAGATTAGAATCCGTAGTGATACCCGGAATGAATTTCTGGGGCGAATTGGGAGGTATGCGCTACCTGACTTCTCAGGAAATTGTAACGACATTAATTGAAGGCTACCCTCTTTCTGAAGCAAATCCAGACAAACGTATTCCCGTTCTGAAAGATAAAATGACTCCTGTTCCATTTCCGATGGGTGATCCTACCAAGCTATTAATGTATCTCAGAAAAGAACGTTTCAAACAAGATGCATGGGATGTAGCTCAGAAAGAAGGTAACAAACTCGAAACCAGATATTATCTGAATGATGATGATTATGGTTTCAGTTCAGATCAGCTTTTTAACAAAATCATTTATGATGTTTTAATGGCAGATTCTTGGGTTGCTAAAAAATACGGAGATAAGATCATCAAAGGAGATAATGTTTACGATTACAGTTTTAAATTAACAAGCAAAGACTGGGATGATATTAAACCTAAATTAGTCTATAATTTTCCTAATTCTCCTTACGATCAGCGTAAAGTGAATGATTTAGGTTTTTGGAACTTAATTAAAGATCAAATTTCACAGGAAGGATATGAATTTGTAGCCAACGCGGGCGGATATTATTCAAACACCATCAATTGGAACTCGGCAGAAGCGTTTCCTTATATGGTTGGGGATTTCTCTGCCGGAACTATTTACAAAACCATTGAAGAAGGATATGACAGCATTGCGTATGCAGTCGCCAATTCTTATATGGAGCATGATGGAGCCTGTATTTGGTCTGAAAATAAGCTGCTTACTTTCACAAAAGAGCATTCTTTAAAAAATACTCATAAATACAAACTGACTTTTCTTAATCTGAAAACCAACACGACATGGAATGTCTATGCAAACAAGCTGGTTCTTGCGATGCCTAGAAAATCTCTGGAGCTTTTGGATCAGAATAATTTCTTTTTTGATATTAATGAAAATTCAGTCATCAATAAAAATATCCGTTCGGTGATTATGGAGCCTGCCTTTAAAATATTAATGGGCTTCCAATATCCTTGGTGGAAAGAATTAAAAATTGATTCCGGACATTCTATCACCGATTTACCGATGAGACAATGTTATTATTTCGGTACAGATCCTGAAACCAATAACTCAATGCTGTTGGGAAGTTACGGAGATATGGAAACCGAAACTTTCTGGAAAGCACTGACCGATGACAAAATACTTTTTGAGGTAAAACCCGCTAAATCTGCATCATTGAAGGAACTTCATCAACTGGATGATGTTCAGGCTACCCAATTAATGGTGGATGAATTAATGAATCAGCTTAGAGAACTTCACGGTTCGGATATAACGATTCCGGATCCTTACGTAACCTATTTTAAAGACTGGACAGACGAACCTTTCGGCGCAGGATATCACGCGTGGAAAGCCGGATATTCAATTGAAAATGT
- a CDS encoding FAD-dependent oxidoreductase: protein MNTENYDVIVIGGGAIGLATAYHLGKRQAKTLVLEQFTFVNQLGSSAGVSRQFRIPYPEEYMVQMALDAQPYWDELEKETKTSLLDKVGTLWFGDPEVHSTEGNIAEAEKALKALNVPYTTLTAKEIEDQYHFKNLPENYTGLFQPDGASINFKATIETLLSLCKKQETVELREDSPVLEIKQNGELFEITTPNGIYIAKKLAIIPGPYINSVINLLDFKIEATYWNMSSAYFKKTDPSIQYPTWFVFQNPVGKNGNEFYGFPSVEWDHPEYIRVAPDFVINPLEEPSDRTLIPNPQELAYTSEWIKEHMAGLSTEPEYTSTCLIALSTIPNKELLIDFAPKYVPNHKNIVVYATGWAAKFTPFLGKIMSDLALDGHTDFDISHFQLGRKFFKAI from the coding sequence ATGAATACTGAAAACTACGACGTAATAGTTATTGGCGGAGGAGCAATTGGTCTGGCAACAGCATACCATCTCGGCAAACGCCAAGCAAAGACGTTAGTTCTTGAGCAGTTTACTTTTGTGAATCAACTTGGAAGTTCAGCAGGAGTATCGCGCCAATTCCGAATTCCATATCCTGAAGAATATATGGTACAGATGGCTTTAGATGCACAACCTTATTGGGATGAGCTAGAAAAAGAAACCAAAACATCCTTGCTTGATAAAGTGGGTACACTTTGGTTTGGAGATCCTGAAGTACATTCCACCGAAGGAAATATCGCTGAAGCTGAAAAAGCCCTCAAAGCTTTAAATGTTCCTTACACTACCCTAACCGCAAAGGAAATTGAAGATCAATATCATTTTAAAAATTTACCTGAAAATTATACCGGACTTTTTCAGCCGGATGGTGCCAGCATCAATTTTAAAGCAACAATTGAAACGCTTTTAAGTTTATGCAAAAAACAAGAAACTGTTGAGTTGAGAGAGGATTCGCCCGTTCTTGAAATCAAACAAAACGGTGAACTCTTTGAAATCACAACTCCTAACGGAATTTATATTGCTAAAAAGCTGGCGATTATTCCGGGGCCGTACATTAACAGTGTAATTAACTTATTAGATTTTAAAATAGAAGCCACGTATTGGAATATGTCTTCCGCTTATTTCAAAAAAACTGATCCTTCCATCCAATATCCAACATGGTTTGTTTTCCAGAATCCTGTAGGAAAAAATGGAAACGAATTTTATGGTTTCCCATCGGTTGAATGGGATCATCCGGAATATATTCGTGTGGCGCCGGATTTCGTTATCAATCCTTTAGAAGAGCCGAGTGACAGAACTTTAATTCCAAATCCACAAGAGCTTGCTTATACTTCGGAATGGATAAAAGAGCACATGGCAGGCCTAAGTACAGAACCTGAATATACCTCAACATGCCTTATTGCCCTGAGTACAATACCCAACAAAGAATTGTTGATTGATTTTGCACCAAAATACGTCCCCAACCATAAAAACATTGTGGTTTATGCCACAGGATGGGCAGCAAAGTTCACCCCATTTTTAGGAAAAATCATGTCTGATCTTGCCTTGGACGGACATACGGATTTCGATATTTCTCATTTCCAATTAGGACGCAAATTCTTTAAAGCCATTTAA
- a CDS encoding prevent-host-death protein, with amino-acid sequence MNYKLELNTQEPNSNIVFNTIVFESFKVNVVERYVGKMRFAPKLCHALFKIRTLENEIIETREGNVRVKIKDDNFETYQKLINVLNSYDYKNRLINRKDAEQDYVHFILGLVIANYDLN; translated from the coding sequence ATGAATTATAAACTTGAGCTCAATACGCAAGAACCTAACTCTAATATTGTTTTCAATACAATCGTATTTGAGTCATTCAAGGTAAACGTAGTTGAAAGGTATGTCGGAAAGATGCGTTTCGCTCCAAAATTATGTCATGCTCTGTTTAAAATCAGAACTTTGGAGAATGAAATCATCGAAACAAGGGAAGGAAATGTAAGAGTAAAAATTAAAGATGATAATTTTGAAACTTACCAGAAATTGATAAATGTATTAAATTCTTACGATTATAAAAACAGACTGATCAATAGAAAAGATGCAGAACAAGACTACGTTCATTTCATTTTAGGTTTAGTTATCGCTAATTATGATCTTAATTAA
- the ureA gene encoding urease subunit gamma — translation MHLTPRETEKLMLYMAGELALKRKARGLKLNYPESIALISHFLLEGARDGKRVAELMQEGAQILTIDDVMPGVADMIHDVQIEATFPDGTKLVTVHNPIR, via the coding sequence ATGCATTTAACACCAAGAGAAACAGAAAAACTGATGCTCTATATGGCAGGAGAGCTTGCTTTGAAAAGAAAAGCGAGAGGTCTTAAATTAAATTACCCTGAATCAATTGCCTTAATCAGTCATTTTTTGCTGGAAGGCGCAAGAGATGGTAAAAGAGTCGCAGAACTAATGCAGGAAGGCGCACAGATTCTTACTATTGATGATGTAATGCCGGGAGTGGCAGATATGATCCATGATGTGCAGATTGAGGCAACTTTTCCGGACGGAACTAAGTTGGTAACCGTACACAACCCAATTCGTTAA
- the ureB gene encoding urease subunit beta, with protein sequence MIPGEIFVKEGTIICNEGRETVKIKVINTGDRAIQIGSHFHFFEVNKAMSFDREKAFGKRLNIVASTAVRFEPGEEKEVELVEIGGNKKAIGFNNLVDGSVDSASQKEESLAKANQLNFKNL encoded by the coding sequence ATGATACCAGGAGAAATTTTTGTAAAAGAAGGGACTATCATCTGTAATGAAGGCAGAGAGACCGTAAAAATAAAAGTCATCAATACAGGAGACCGTGCTATCCAGATAGGATCTCATTTTCATTTTTTTGAAGTGAATAAAGCCATGAGCTTTGACAGAGAAAAAGCTTTCGGAAAGAGATTAAATATCGTTGCAAGTACGGCTGTACGATTCGAGCCGGGAGAGGAGAAGGAAGTTGAGCTTGTAGAAATAGGAGGAAATAAAAAGGCAATAGGCTTCAATAATCTTGTTGATGGATCTGTGGATTCAGCCAGTCAAAAAGAGGAAAGTTTAGCTAAAGCCAATCAATTAAATTTTAAAAATCTGTAA
- the ureC gene encoding urease subunit alpha has protein sequence MSLNVDRKQYANILGPTAGDRIRLGDTELIIEIEKDFTYYGDEAVFGGGKTVRDGMGQNVTAKRADGVLDLCITGATIIDHWGIVKADIGIKDGKIVGIGKAGNPDTMDGVTPNMIIGASTEVHGGKGYIVTAGGIDTHIHYICPQQIETSLYSGITTMIGGGTGPNDGTNATTVTPGKFNMQKMLEAAEEYPMNLGFFGKGNCSAEGPIEEQVEAGALGVKIHEDWGATPATIDAALKVADKYDVQVAIHTDTLNEGGFLEDTMRAINGRVIHTFHTEGAGGGHAPDIIKAAMYPNVLPASTNPTRPYTINTIDEHLDMLMVCHHLSKNIPEDVAFADSRIRPETIAAEDILHDIGVFSIMSSDSQAMGRPGEVITRTWQTASKMKDQRGQLEEDENTAHDNFRAKRYVAKYTINPAIAHGISEYVGSIEAGKLADLVIWKPALFGVKPEMIVKGGFVIAAKMGDPNASIPTPQPVIYRNMFGAHGRAKYGTCANFVSQISIDNGTIAEYKLEKMILPVKNCRNISKKDLIHNDKTPVIEVNPENYKVTVDGVHITCEPADKLPLTQLYFLF, from the coding sequence ATGAGCTTAAACGTAGACAGAAAACAATACGCCAATATATTAGGGCCAACAGCAGGAGACAGAATAAGATTGGGCGATACAGAATTGATCATTGAGATCGAAAAAGATTTTACTTATTATGGCGACGAAGCAGTTTTCGGAGGCGGAAAAACAGTTCGTGACGGAATGGGACAAAACGTTACCGCCAAAAGAGCTGATGGTGTTTTGGATCTTTGTATCACTGGAGCAACGATCATCGACCACTGGGGAATCGTGAAAGCAGATATCGGAATTAAAGACGGCAAAATCGTCGGAATCGGTAAAGCTGGAAACCCCGATACAATGGATGGTGTAACCCCGAATATGATCATCGGAGCTTCCACAGAAGTTCATGGCGGAAAAGGATACATCGTAACAGCAGGAGGAATTGATACCCATATTCACTATATCTGTCCGCAACAGATAGAAACTTCTCTTTACAGCGGAATTACGACCATGATCGGTGGCGGAACAGGCCCTAACGACGGAACCAACGCAACAACGGTTACTCCTGGAAAATTCAACATGCAGAAAATGTTGGAAGCAGCAGAAGAATATCCTATGAATTTAGGGTTCTTCGGAAAAGGAAACTGTTCTGCAGAAGGACCAATTGAAGAACAGGTAGAAGCAGGAGCATTAGGTGTAAAAATTCATGAAGACTGGGGGGCGACTCCTGCAACGATTGACGCGGCTTTAAAAGTAGCAGATAAATATGATGTTCAGGTGGCAATACACACAGATACATTAAATGAAGGTGGCTTTTTGGAAGACACTATGAGAGCGATCAATGGCAGAGTAATTCACACTTTCCACACAGAAGGCGCAGGAGGTGGTCACGCTCCGGATATCATCAAAGCTGCGATGTATCCAAACGTTTTACCGGCTTCAACGAATCCTACGCGTCCTTATACGATCAATACGATTGATGAGCACTTGGATATGTTGATGGTTTGTCACCATTTAAGTAAAAATATTCCTGAAGATGTAGCGTTTGCAGACTCACGTATCCGTCCGGAAACGATTGCAGCAGAAGATATTTTACATGATATAGGAGTATTCAGTATCATGAGTTCCGATTCTCAGGCGATGGGAAGACCGGGAGAAGTGATTACCAGAACATGGCAGACAGCAAGTAAAATGAAAGATCAACGCGGTCAGTTGGAAGAAGATGAAAATACAGCTCATGATAACTTCCGTGCGAAACGTTATGTAGCGAAGTATACCATTAATCCGGCTATTGCTCATGGAATTTCAGAATATGTTGGTTCAATTGAAGCTGGAAAATTAGCCGATTTAGTGATCTGGAAACCTGCGTTATTCGGAGTAAAACCTGAAATGATCGTAAAAGGAGGTTTCGTAATTGCTGCAAAAATGGGTGACCCGAATGCTTCGATACCGACTCCGCAACCTGTTATTTACAGAAATATGTTTGGAGCTCACGGTCGTGCTAAATATGGAACTTGTGCCAATTTCGTTTCTCAGATTTCAATTGATAACGGAACTATTGCCGAATATAAATTAGAAAAAATGATTCTTCCTGTAAAGAATTGTAGAAATATTTCAAAAAAGGATCTTATTCATAATGATAAAACTCCGGTAATTGAGGTTAATCCTGAAAACTATAAAGTAACAGTTGACGGTGTGCATATCACATGTGAACCAGCAGATAAGCTTCCATTAACTCAATTATATTTTTTATTCTAA
- the ureE gene encoding urease accessory protein UreE produces MIINETLGNISEKTIVEKSIDYLDLEWFESTKRIQRKKTRQGEDVAIKFLREGQRLREGDILYESEEKLIVVNILETEAIVISPDSMLEMGTVCYEIGNKHIPLFIQENKVLLPFEMPMYRWLEVSGFKPEKHSVKLLNLLKSNVEPHGHGSLGSSIFTKILKMAAPKDE; encoded by the coding sequence ATGATAATTAACGAAACTTTAGGTAACATTTCAGAGAAGACAATTGTTGAAAAATCAATAGATTATCTCGATCTGGAATGGTTTGAATCTACAAAAAGAATTCAACGTAAAAAGACGCGTCAGGGAGAAGATGTTGCTATTAAATTTCTTAGAGAAGGTCAACGCCTCAGAGAAGGCGATATTCTTTATGAAAGCGAAGAAAAACTCATTGTTGTCAATATTTTGGAGACAGAAGCAATTGTAATTTCTCCGGATTCTATGTTGGAAATGGGAACGGTCTGTTATGAAATTGGGAACAAACATATTCCGCTTTTTATACAGGAAAATAAAGTGTTGCTGCCTTTTGAAATGCCGATGTACAGATGGCTGGAAGTAAGTGGTTTTAAACCTGAAAAACACTCTGTAAAGTTGTTGAATCTTCTCAAATCAAATGTAGAACCTCACGGACACGGAAGTCTAGGCTCATCAATTTTCACTAAAATTTTAAAAATGGCAGCTCCAAAAGATGAATAA
- a CDS encoding urease accessory protein UreF, translated as MKFLASLLHISDPTLPIGGYTHSNGLETFVQKRIVHNRETAQEFVENMLKYNLKYNDGAFVKLAYEATESKDLKTILSLDQECNALKCPKEIRQASQKLGLRLIKIFKRHENFELMEAYEKAVQNREASSHYSIIFGMYASLLKIPLQEALFGFYYTSSAGIITNAVKLVPLGQLDGQDILFKLYSIMEKTAQETIELDRDLVGLCNTSFDIRCMQHERLYSRLYMS; from the coding sequence ATGAAATTTTTAGCCAGCTTATTACATATTTCGGATCCAACTTTACCGATCGGAGGGTACACGCATTCCAACGGACTGGAAACTTTCGTGCAAAAAAGAATTGTACACAACAGAGAAACCGCGCAGGAATTTGTAGAAAATATGCTCAAATATAATCTGAAATATAACGACGGGGCTTTTGTAAAATTAGCGTATGAAGCTACAGAATCTAAAGATTTAAAAACAATTTTAAGCTTGGATCAGGAATGTAACGCGTTGAAATGCCCGAAGGAAATCCGCCAGGCGAGCCAGAAATTAGGTTTGCGTTTAATCAAAATTTTTAAAAGACATGAGAATTTTGAGTTGATGGAAGCTTATGAAAAAGCCGTTCAAAATCGTGAAGCAAGTTCTCATTACAGTATTATTTTCGGAATGTATGCGAGTTTATTGAAAATTCCACTTCAGGAAGCACTTTTCGGGTTTTACTATACTTCTTCGGCGGGGATAATCACAAATGCCGTAAAGTTGGTACCTCTTGGACAGCTTGACGGACAGGATATTCTGTTCAAATTATATTCAATAATGGAAAAAACAGCGCAGGAAACCATAGAACTCGACAGAGATTTAGTAGGTCTTTGTAATACCTCTTTTGATATCCGTTGTATGCAGCATGAAAGGTTGTATTCAAGGCTTTACATGTCTTAA
- the ureG gene encoding urease accessory protein UreG — translation MENRKYIKVGVAGPVGSGKTALLERLSRKLYGTYDLGVITNDIYTKEDAEFMAKNSLLPHDRIIGVETGGCPHTAIREDASMNLEAVDELAARFPEIELIFIESGGDNLSATFSPDLADVTIFIIDVAEGEKIPRKGGPGITRSDLLIINKIDLAPHVGASLEVMENDTRRMRNGTPFVFTNLKTDEGLDKVIGWVKKYALLEEIEEPNLVR, via the coding sequence ATGGAAAATAGAAAATATATAAAAGTAGGAGTTGCCGGACCTGTAGGTTCAGGAAAAACAGCTTTATTAGAAAGATTAAGCAGAAAATTATACGGAACATATGATCTTGGAGTAATTACCAATGACATTTATACAAAAGAAGATGCAGAATTTATGGCTAAAAACAGTCTTCTTCCTCATGACAGAATTATCGGGGTAGAAACAGGCGGTTGCCCTCACACTGCGATTCGTGAAGATGCAAGTATGAATTTGGAAGCGGTAGATGAATTGGCAGCCCGCTTTCCGGAGATTGAATTGATATTTATCGAAAGTGGAGGTGATAATCTGTCCGCAACATTCAGTCCGGATCTTGCTGACGTTACCATTTTTATCATTGATGTAGCGGAAGGTGAAAAAATCCCAAGAAAAGGAGGGCCTGGTATTACAAGATCTGATTTGTTAATTATCAATAAAATAGATTTAGCTCCTCACGTTGGAGCAAGCCTTGAAGTAATGGAAAATGATACCAGAAGAATGAGAAACGGAACTCCTTTCGTATTTACCAACCTTAAAACCGATGAAGGTCTTGACAAAGTGATCGGTTGGGTGAAAAAATACGCCTTATTGGAAGAAATCGAAGAACCGAATCTTGTAAGATAA
- a CDS encoding urease accessory protein UreD, which translates to MDSRLHIIAGHKAGKSYVKDLFVSPPFRVVSVGQRKSDNKLYQIIMSSSPGILDGDRYQLDIELEKGSALQLQSQSYQRLFNMKDEAVQQLNISMEDDTSFAYVPHPVVPHEDSNFKSKAKINIGENSQVIMGEIITCGRKHYGELFKLKKFQNLTEIYHKDKLMVKDNVLIQPDLFPIKSIGNLEEYTHQGTLIFYSTKKDLDKNYLIEIIYTQIESQDEMEIGISAMEDNGFIIRALGNGGEVMYNFFLKVQEILWELE; encoded by the coding sequence ATGGATAGTCGCTTACATATTATAGCTGGACACAAAGCCGGGAAATCCTATGTGAAAGATCTTTTTGTATCACCTCCTTTTCGTGTGGTTTCTGTAGGACAGCGGAAAAGTGATAATAAACTATATCAGATCATAATGAGTTCTTCCCCCGGAATTCTGGATGGTGACCGCTATCAGCTGGATATTGAGTTGGAAAAAGGTTCTGCATTACAGCTTCAGTCACAGTCTTATCAGAGATTATTCAATATGAAAGATGAAGCCGTTCAGCAGTTGAATATTTCTATGGAGGATGATACTTCTTTTGCCTATGTTCCGCATCCCGTGGTTCCGCATGAAGATTCGAATTTTAAAAGTAAAGCTAAGATCAATATTGGTGAAAACAGCCAGGTGATCATGGGTGAAATTATTACCTGCGGACGAAAGCATTACGGAGAACTTTTTAAGCTTAAAAAATTCCAGAATCTCACAGAAATTTACCATAAAGATAAATTAATGGTGAAAGATAACGTGCTTATTCAGCCTGATTTGTTTCCTATTAAAAGCATCGGCAATCTAGAAGAATATACCCATCAGGGAACTCTTATTTTTTATAGCACAAAAAAGGATTTGGATAAAAATTATTTGATCGAAATCATTTACACTCAAATAGAATCCCAAGATGAAATGGAGATAGGTATCTCAGCAATGGAAGATAACGGATTTATCATCAGAGCATTGGGAAATGGCGGAGAAGTAATGTATAATTTTTTCCTTAAAGTTCAGGAAATCCTTTGGGAATTAGAATAA
- a CDS encoding urea transporter, translating into MDKFFQKIPFIDNILKGIGQIMLQENRWTGLLFLIGIFMGSWEGGIAVLLSTSVGTFTAMKLNYDKSEINAGLYGFSAALVGVALSFIFQITIVIWVLIILGGALATIIQHFFIVKKIPVFTFPFILVIWISVFMLHHFTQIPPSEMISAEAEKLDYDELIAPINGFGEVIFQGGILSGVIFFLAVFISSPAAALYGFAGSVLGAYLSHINGEPVDQVHMGLFGFNAVLSAIVFSGFKKINGLWVLLSVLITVGIDDFLIDHNLLTEVGGVLTFPFVAGTWITLLIQKIFIPKKEN; encoded by the coding sequence ATGGATAAATTTTTTCAAAAAATACCTTTTATAGATAATATTTTAAAGGGAATCGGGCAGATCATGCTTCAGGAAAACAGATGGACAGGGCTTTTATTCCTTATCGGGATTTTTATGGGAAGCTGGGAAGGCGGTATTGCTGTTCTGTTGTCTACAAGTGTAGGAACATTCACCGCGATGAAGCTTAACTATGATAAATCTGAAATAAATGCAGGATTATACGGCTTTAGTGCAGCTTTGGTGGGAGTTGCTTTGTCTTTTATATTTCAGATAACGATCGTTATTTGGGTTCTTATTATTTTGGGTGGAGCATTGGCGACGATTATTCAGCATTTTTTTATTGTTAAAAAAATTCCTGTATTTACTTTTCCTTTTATTTTGGTGATCTGGATCAGTGTTTTTATGTTGCATCATTTTACACAGATTCCGCCATCTGAAATGATCAGTGCGGAAGCAGAAAAGTTGGATTATGACGAACTAATCGCTCCAATTAATGGTTTTGGAGAAGTTATTTTCCAGGGAGGAATATTGTCCGGAGTTATCTTTTTTCTGGCTGTTTTTATCAGTTCTCCGGCAGCGGCTTTGTATGGTTTTGCAGGCTCTGTTTTGGGGGCTTATCTTTCTCACATCAATGGTGAGCCTGTAGATCAGGTTCATATGGGATTATTCGGTTTTAATGCGGTGCTTTCTGCTATCGTTTTTTCAGGTTTCAAAAAAATAAACGGTTTATGGGTGTTACTTTCTGTATTAATTACCGTCGGAATCGATGATTTTTTGATTGATCACAACCTATTAACTGAGGTAGGAGGCGTCCTTACTTTTCCTTTTGTGGCAGGAACGTGGATCACTTTATTAATTCAGAAAATTTTTATTCCTAAAAAAGAGAACTAA